The Patescibacteria group bacterium genomic interval GACGGGTCGCTCCAGCAAGCCATGGAAAAAGCCCAAAGGTCCGGAATAAAAAAGGCAGCCGGCTTCATTCAGGAAACTTTGACGTCAAAACCGGACAAAGAAAAACCGGAGGATTTAAAAGATAAAAAAGAAAAACAAAGCGACGCTGATTTAATTGAGGGAATTAACAACAAAATCAGCCATCCCTTGGTTGAGGTTAATTTAAGATTAATTACTTCCAGTCAAACTGCTGCCAGAGCTGAAGCGCTAATGGATCAGGTTGCCGCGGCGATGCCCCAGCTTGATAATCCCAAAGGCAATAGTTTAGTTTTTAAAAAACTAATCGGCAAGGCAGAAGAAAAAGAAGTCTATGATTTTTCTTTCCGCCATTTTCGGGAAAAAGAAAAAATGGTTTTGAACAGCCAAGAATTAGCCACTCTGGTTCATCTGCCAACAACCCAGATTTTGGAAAACACCAAAATAAAACGGACCAGCGCCCGAGCCGCTTTACCGCCTTTGGATATGCCGACTGAAGGAATCACCTTTGGAAAAGCGGTTTTTGAGGGCCAAGAAAAATTAGTTAAGATATTGCCAGAAGACAGGTTTAGGCACTTATATGTGATTGGCCAAACCGGCACGGGCAAGACCAGCTTTTTAAAGCATCTGATTAAGCAAGATATTGAAGCAGGCGAAGGCTTGACTTTTATTGACCCTCATGGCAACGACGCTAAAGATATTCTCGGCTTGATTCCTGAATCTCGATGGAATGACGTGGTTTATTTTAATCCGGCTGATATCCAGTATCCGATCGGCTACAACCTTTTAGATTATGACCCGAACCAGCCGGAGCAAAAAACTTTTATTGCCAATGAGCTGATTGAGATTATCGGCAAGCTATATAACTTAGCTGAAGTCGGCGGGCCGATGTTTGAGCAGTATCTGAAAAACGCCCTTTTTCTGCTCTTTGAAGAAAACCCGGAAAACAAACCGACTCTGCTTGATGTGCCCAGAGTTTTTGCTGACCGGGATTTCAGGAATAAATTGATTGCCCGCTGTTCTGACCCAGTGGTAGTCCATTTCTGGCAAAAAGAAGCGGAAAAAGCTTCCGGAGATTTCAGTTTGGGCAATGTTTCCACTTGGGTGCTCTCAAAACTTAACCCTTTTATTGCCAATGATTATATTCGGCCGGTGATTGGCAAACAAAAATCAAGTTTTGACATTCCGGAGATAATGAATAATAAAAAAATCTTCATTATCAATCTGTCCAAGGGCTTAATCGGCGAAACCAACGCCTTCTTTATGGGAATGCTTTTGACCGGTAAAATCTTTATGTCAGCCATGGCAAGAGTCGGTAAAGATATTGCTTCTCTGCCGCCCCATTATCTTTATATTGACGAGTTCCAGAATGTAACCACCAAAACTATCTCTAACATTCTTTCTGAAGCGAGAAAATTCAAGCTCTCTCTGTCAATGGCGCATCAGTACATTGGCCAGCTTTCTGACGAGATTCGCAAAGCGGTTTTTGGCAATGTCGGCACGATTGTCAGCTTTAGAATCGGCCCTGAAGACGCCGCGGCTTTGAAGATCTTTTTTGAGCCGACTTTTACAGAACAAGATTTGGTTAATATTGCCAACTTTAACGCTTATTCTCGGCTGATGATTAGCGGCAAAATGAGCCAGCCATTTAACTTTGCCATTTTCCCGCCTGACCAACCTGATACCAATGCCAGAGAACAGATAATTGCTCTTTCCAGACAAAAATACTGCCGGCCAAGGCAAGAAGTGATTGAAGAAATTAAGCAAAAATACTTTACTCCAGAACCGGAAAAAGAAAAATCAGAAACAAACTATGAGCCTCAATTCTAAAACCAAAACCCAGATTTTACGATTTATTCCGGTCGGCATTGCCAACACTCTAATTGACTGGTCAGTCTTGAACCTCCTGCTTTTTTTTACCAAAACCGAAGAGCTGTTTGTTTATTCTGTTTTTAAAGCAATTTCGTTTTCAGTCGCGGTAATTGCCAGTTATTTTTTAAACAAACGTTTTGTTTTCCAAGAAACTGATTCAGCAGCGCCAACCGCTTCCTTGGAAAAATATAAAAAATTCGGTTTTTTCTTCGGCATCAGTTTTATTGCCGCTTTGTTAAATATCTTCACTGCCAGCTTAACTGCTAATGCTTGCTACCAGCAATTAAACTTGGATAATCGGCTGTTTATTTTCTGCGCTAATTTTGGCGCGGTTTTGGGAACCGCCATTGCCGCAATTTGGAACTTTATTGGTTATAAAAAAATCGTGTTTAGGGAGTAAATCAACGAATAGCGAATTTGTACGAATAAGCGAATATACGAATAAAAAATTGTGAATTGATAATTAATATGGAAAAAGATTACAAGCAATCATTGGTTTTTTACCGAAAATACCGGCCAAGAACTTTTGGCGAGTTTATCAATCAAGAACCAATTAAGCAAACTTTGCAAAACGCGCTTTTGCTCAATAAAATCTCCCATGCTTACTTGTTTGCCGGCGTCAGAGGCACGGGCAAAACCAGTTTGGCGCGCTTATATGCCAAAACCATTAACTGCTTAAAACCTCAAAAAACCAAGCAGGGGATCGAGCCCTGCAATCAATGCGAGATCTGCGAAGAAATCAACGGCGGCCGGGCGATTGATTTAGTTGAGATTGACGCCGCTTCAAACCGGGGCATTGATGAAATCAGAAATTTAAAAGAAGGGATAAAGTTTAATCCGGTTAAGTCAAAGTACAAAGTTTTTATTATTGACGAGGCCCATATGCTGACTCCTCAAGCTGTCAATGCTTTGCTGAAAACTTTGGAAGAACCTCCGGAGCACGCGATCTTTGTCTTGGCAACCACCGAACCGGACAAATTATTGCCAACAATTCTTTCTCGAGTCCAGCGATTTGATTTTAAACGTCTGTCTGCCGCGGATATCGCTAAAAAACTCCAAGAGATTGCCAGACAAGAAAAAATTGAGATTGAACCGGCCGCCTTAACCGCAATTGCCCGATCTGCTGAAGGTAGTATCCGCGACGCCGAATCGATTTTTTCCCAGGTAGTGGCCTTTTCTTATGATAAAAAAATCACTTTGGATGAAGTTGAGCAGTTAATCGGCGCGATTAGATTTGAAAAGATAAAAGAATTTTTGGGCTACTTGGCTGATAATGATTTGAAAAACAGCGTTTTATTTATCAACAATCTTCAGAATCAGGGGTATCAATTGTATGAAGCAATCAAGCTAAGCGCCTCAATTTTAGAAAAAATCCTAATTTTAAAGCTTGACCCGAAAACAAAAGATTTCTTGTCAGCAGAGTTTAACCAAGAAGAATTAGAAACCCTGCAATCTTTGGCGGAAAAATTTGACTCTCAAAAACTCCGGCAATTAGCTTATAAATTTTTAACCGCTCTGCCGGAAATTAAAAGGTCTGTTTTGCCCAGTTTGCCGATAGAGATTGTGATTATTGAAACCTTAACCTAAAAACAGCCTTTTAAAGGCTGTTTTTTAGTGATAAAATAAGCATAAATGGGGGATCGTCTAACGGTAGGACACATCCCTTTGAAGGATGGTATCGGGGTTCGAATCCCTGTCCCCCAGCCAATTTGTAAAGTTTGCGCTTCCCGCCTCGCTCGGGGCTCCCGCCAATTCGGCGGGCAGGTCGCCCATTGCTTCGGCGGACGAATTTTCAAGCAATTCTCTTAAAAACCTAAATGAATAATTGAGGTTTTTTTGTTTTTGGGATAAGATAAAATCAGGCAAAATCCGAAGCCCAACCATCGATACCGTTCAAAAAACCTGCCCCGTAGTTCCGCCAATGGCGGATACTTACCGGAGCCGCCAAAGCGTTAGGGGTCGGAGTAGATGATTTAATTCAAAAATAATTATGGCCAAAAAGAACAAATACGAAAATTACACCAGAGAGGAATTGATTGAGGAATTGGAAGCTTTTAAAAAGAAAAGATACGGGCTTGTTTGGGATAGAAAAAATTCGCAGGAATTGATTGACGCTTTCGTAAATTGGGAAAATGTTCCGGAAAACTTTACGCCAAACAAATTTCCGGTTTTGAAAGAGGTAAAAAACAAGGAAATTTCAACCGATAAGGAAAAATCAATCAATCTGCTTATTGAAGGCGACAATTACCACTCGCTTGCCGTTTTGAATTTTACGCACAAAAATAAAATTGATGTTATCTATATTGATCCCCCATACAATACCGGAAATAACGATTTTGTTTTTAATGATAATTTCGTTGACAGAGAAGACCCATGGCGGCACTCCAAATGGTTAACTTTCATGGAAAAGAGATTGAAGTTAGCCCAAAGTTTATTAAGAAACACCGGAGTAATTTTTGTTTCTATTGATGATAATGAAGTCGCTCAACTGAAATTACTAATGGACGAGATTTTCGGTGAAAAAAATTTTATAGGTAATATAATTTGGCACAAGAAAGATAACGCATCTTTTTTAAGTAAAAAAATAGTCAATCTGAAAGAATATGTATTGTTTTATTCCAAGAGCGATAATTTTATTGGCACAGAAGATAAGCTCATTGATGTCGAAAGACATCGAGAACTTATAACAAAACCATCTAAAATACAAGAAAGGATTTTCTATAAAAAATCGGTTGTTATTGAGAATGGTAAATTTAGCGGATTATTAAAAAGAGGTAAATATGGTAACCCTCAATTTGCCATGGAGATATTAGAGGATGTGAAAATTATAAAAGGGAAGCCTCGTAACGATATACACATAAAAGGTAAATTCTGTTGGTCTCAAGAAACGATAGATGAAGAAGTTAAAAAAGGCGGATACATAGAAATAAAATCTATATCTGGAATGAAACCTATATTTTTCAAAAATTTCGGTGAAGATATACCTTATAGACCAATCATAGATATTCTTTCTAAAGTTTTTGACAATAGAGTAAAAACCACACAGGACGCTGATAGAGATTTAAAAGATTTATTTGGTGATTCATCTATTTTTAATTACTCGAAACCCAGAGGACTAATGGAAATATTAATTGGATCGGTTACTAGAAATAGTAAAAAACAGTATTTTATTCTTGATTTTTTTGCTGGCACAGGAACAACGGGGCATGCAGTATTGAATATAAATAAAGAGGACGGCGGGCAACGACGATTTATTTTGTGTACAAACAACCGAGATGAAAATGGAATACATAAAATTTGTACTGATGTTTGTTATCCAAGAATAGAAAAGGCAATTAAAGGATTTAAAGCAAAAAATGAAAAAATTTATGGTTTGGGCGGCAATTTGAAGTATTTTAAAACTGATTTTGTCGGGGCACAGCCAACGGATAAAAACAAAAGGGATTTGGTAAATAATTCTGCAGAAATAATTTGCATTCGCGAGGATATTTTTGATTTGGTGGCCGAAAATAATCTTGATTGGAAAATCTATCAAAAGGGCAAAAAATATCTCGGGATAATTTTCAACGAGGAGGCGATTGATGACTTTAAAAAGGCAGCGAATAAATTTAAAGGACAATTTATCATCTATTGCTTTTCTTATACTGAAACTCTGCCAGAAAAGGAATTCACCGATTTGAAAAACAAACATCGTCTTGAATCGATACCGGAAATAATTTTGAAAGTTTATCGTGAAATTTTTAAGAAGTAGTTATGAATAATAATTATTTAGGTCTTGTGCTCAAAGATTATCAAGATAAAGCAGTTGAAAGGTTGAAAGAAGAAGTCAACGAGCTTTTGGAATTGGAAGGAAACAAGCTCTGTATCTTTGAAGCCCCGACAGGTTCGGGGAAAACAATAATGATGGGCGAATTCTTAAAACGCCTTGTTAATCCGATTGACAGAGAGGACGGTAAAACTTTTTCTTTTATTTGGATTTCGGTTCGTGACTTGCACGGCCAAAGCAAAAAGAGTCTGGATAAAAATTTCCCCAACGATTTTATTTATTCGGAATTTGACGATTTAGAGGGAAATTATATCCGCCAAAACGAGATTTTATTTTTGAATTGGGAAAGCATAAACAAAGATTACAATGTTTATGTCCGAGATAATGAGCGGGGTAAAAATTTGGCAAACATTATTGAAAACACGAAATCGCAAGGCAGGTATATTATTTTAATTATTGACGAAAGCCACCACACCGCTATTTCGGAAAAATCAACGCAGATTAAAAATGATATTGGAGCCAAAATAACTGTTGAAGTTTCGGCTACACCGATTTTCAAAAGTCCGGACGCTCATGTAAAAGTTCATTTTGAAAGAGTTGTCGCCGAAGGAATGATTAAAAAAGAAATAGCCATTAACCCAGAATTTAAGAAATTCAAAGTTGATGGAAAAAGCAGTCGCGAAATGGTGTTAGACGCAGCCATTGCCAAAAGAAAAGAGCTTGTGGAAGCATTTAAGGCGGAAGGTAGCGATATAAACCCCTTAATTCTTGTTCAGTTGCCGAATTTGCAAAAAGGAATAAACGATCTTGATAAAGATGTTCTGACGGAAGTTGAGAGAATTCTTAAAAGAAAATACGACATAATCGAAGATAATGATAAATTAGCCATTTGGTTGGCGGAAAATAAAACTCCGAATTTGGTAAATATCGAAAAACCGCAAAACGAGGTTGAAGTTTTGATTTTTAAACAAGCCATCGCGCTTGGCTGGGATTGCCCACGGGCTCAAATACTCGTAATTTTCAGAGAAACAAAAGAAAAAGTTTTCTTGATTCAGACGGTCGGCCGAATAATGAGAATGCCCGAATTTCATCATTACGAAAATCGGCCAGAATTAAACAAAGGTTATGTTTTTACAAACTTGGGCGATATAGAAATTGTCGGTAATATCGCCAAGGAGTATTTGACTATTCACGAATCATACAGGCGAGAAGATTTATGGAAAGACATTGATTTACAATCAATCCATTTCAAAAGGCAAAGAGAAAAAACGAGATTGTCTGGAGATTTCAAGAAAATTTTTATGGATATTGCCCAAAAAACGAACTTGAAACCAAAGATAAAAATAAAATCTCGCGAAATATCAAAAGAAATTATTGTTGACGGCAAAGTAATAAACATTGACAAGGTGAAAGAAATTGAACATTCAAGCATGTTTTACACTTCGCCTGAAATGGAAATTC includes:
- a CDS encoding GtrA family protein; amino-acid sequence: MSLNSKTKTQILRFIPVGIANTLIDWSVLNLLLFFTKTEELFVYSVFKAISFSVAVIASYFLNKRFVFQETDSAAPTASLEKYKKFGFFFGISFIAALLNIFTASLTANACYQQLNLDNRLFIFCANFGAVLGTAIAAIWNFIGYKKIVFRE
- the dnaX gene encoding DNA polymerase III subunit gamma/tau: MEKDYKQSLVFYRKYRPRTFGEFINQEPIKQTLQNALLLNKISHAYLFAGVRGTGKTSLARLYAKTINCLKPQKTKQGIEPCNQCEICEEINGGRAIDLVEIDAASNRGIDEIRNLKEGIKFNPVKSKYKVFIIDEAHMLTPQAVNALLKTLEEPPEHAIFVLATTEPDKLLPTILSRVQRFDFKRLSAADIAKKLQEIARQEKIEIEPAALTAIARSAEGSIRDAESIFSQVVAFSYDKKITLDEVEQLIGAIRFEKIKEFLGYLADNDLKNSVLFINNLQNQGYQLYEAIKLSASILEKILILKLDPKTKDFLSAEFNQEELETLQSLAEKFDSQKLRQLAYKFLTALPEIKRSVLPSLPIEIVIIETLT
- a CDS encoding site-specific DNA-methyltransferase is translated as MAKKNKYENYTREELIEELEAFKKKRYGLVWDRKNSQELIDAFVNWENVPENFTPNKFPVLKEVKNKEISTDKEKSINLLIEGDNYHSLAVLNFTHKNKIDVIYIDPPYNTGNNDFVFNDNFVDREDPWRHSKWLTFMEKRLKLAQSLLRNTGVIFVSIDDNEVAQLKLLMDEIFGEKNFIGNIIWHKKDNASFLSKKIVNLKEYVLFYSKSDNFIGTEDKLIDVERHRELITKPSKIQERIFYKKSVVIENGKFSGLLKRGKYGNPQFAMEILEDVKIIKGKPRNDIHIKGKFCWSQETIDEEVKKGGYIEIKSISGMKPIFFKNFGEDIPYRPIIDILSKVFDNRVKTTQDADRDLKDLFGDSSIFNYSKPRGLMEILIGSVTRNSKKQYFILDFFAGTGTTGHAVLNINKEDGGQRRFILCTNNRDENGIHKICTDVCYPRIEKAIKGFKAKNEKIYGLGGNLKYFKTDFVGAQPTDKNKRDLVNNSAEIICIREDIFDLVAENNLDWKIYQKGKKYLGIIFNEEAIDDFKKAANKFKGQFIIYCFSYTETLPEKEFTDLKNKHRLESIPEIILKVYREIFKK
- a CDS encoding DEAD/DEAH box helicase family protein — encoded protein: MNNNYLGLVLKDYQDKAVERLKEEVNELLELEGNKLCIFEAPTGSGKTIMMGEFLKRLVNPIDREDGKTFSFIWISVRDLHGQSKKSLDKNFPNDFIYSEFDDLEGNYIRQNEILFLNWESINKDYNVYVRDNERGKNLANIIENTKSQGRYIILIIDESHHTAISEKSTQIKNDIGAKITVEVSATPIFKSPDAHVKVHFERVVAEGMIKKEIAINPEFKKFKVDGKSSREMVLDAAIAKRKELVEAFKAEGSDINPLILVQLPNLQKGINDLDKDVLTEVERILKRKYDIIEDNDKLAIWLAENKTPNLVNIEKPQNEVEVLIFKQAIALGWDCPRAQILVIFRETKEKVFLIQTVGRIMRMPEFHHYENRPELNKGYVFTNLGDIEIVGNIAKEYLTIHESYRREDLWKDIDLQSIHFKRQREKTRLSGDFKKIFMDIAQKTNLKPKIKIKSREISKEIIVDGKVINIDKVKEIEHSSMFYTSPEMEIQTYYDLFCKANTGEFAPVDSMGPIKSALNKFFTQEFGFENDDIEFYKVVLSADNVEKIREALALAREEYKRTVVEQEREREMETLTWNVPKLLSYNSKYKAKDCKKSIMKPYYTRIADNNQTSLFTGYEEDSKVEVEFIKYLDSAKKVKWWFKNGYGEVNYFAIPYVDKFGKKAAFYVDFLIQINDGVIGLFDTKKGKTAEDAKERAEGLAKYIKEQNKKGKKLFGGIVIPVEGNWRYNDNEKYIYNPYDLKDWKFLNLN